In Leptolyngbya sp. KIOST-1, one DNA window encodes the following:
- a CDS encoding UPF0175 family protein yields the protein MIQIQLNLPESAFSALRSTPDELGRELLIAAVVKWYEVGLISQSKAAEIVGMSRQEFLAALNRLEVSPFQATPKEFEEELHRG from the coding sequence ATGATTCAAATTCAGCTTAATCTGCCAGAGAGTGCTTTCTCGGCTTTACGCAGCACCCCCGATGAGTTGGGCCGAGAGTTGCTGATTGCTGCTGTGGTGAAGTGGTACGAAGTAGGGTTGATTTCCCAATCAAAAGCAGCAGAAATTGTGGGCATGAGTCGGCAAGAGTTTTTAGCCGCCCTGAATCGTCTTGAAGTGTCGCCGTTTCAAGCTACCCCTAAAGAATTTGAAGAAGAACTGCACCGTGGTTAG
- a CDS encoding type II toxin-antitoxin system HicB family antitoxin has protein sequence MARGISDLRYEMVIVWSEEDDCYLVNLPDFPEQTYRTHGGSYEEAAKNGQEVLQLLLEEDGLHLYKLRPATA, from the coding sequence ATGGCTAGAGGAATAAGTGATCTTCGCTACGAAATGGTGATTGTGTGGTCAGAGGAGGATGACTGTTATCTGGTGAATTTACCTGATTTTCCTGAACAGACCTATCGCACCCACGGCGGCAGCTATGAAGAAGCTGCCAAGAATGGACAAGAGGTTCTACAACTGCTGCTAGAGGAAGATGGATTGCACCTGTATAAACTCAGACCTGCTACAGCTTGA
- a CDS encoding DUF2283 domain-containing protein yields MDTLKILQASDQANWDYDDEADVLYLSVGEPRPAVGIDIGDGVVLRYDEDTQEVVGLTVIGLRAKLAEAA; encoded by the coding sequence ATGGACACGTTGAAAATTCTACAAGCATCTGATCAGGCTAACTGGGATTATGACGATGAAGCAGATGTCTTATACCTGTCGGTTGGTGAACCACGCCCTGCAGTTGGCATCGACATTGGCGATGGTGTAGTGCTGCGCTACGACGAAGACACTCAGGAAGTTGTTGGCCTAACAGTGATTGGGTTACGAGCCAAGCTTGCTGAGGCGGCCTAG
- a CDS encoding type II toxin-antitoxin system HicA family toxin, which translates to MTKRDKLRERLKNNPANARFSDIRKLLEYEGFTLDRVTGSHHIFLKDDITFVVPVHNNKVKTVGSMSGLQGRLKQVRMQVLT; encoded by the coding sequence ATGACCAAGCGAGATAAGCTACGCGAACGACTGAAGAACAACCCAGCCAATGCAAGGTTCTCAGATATTCGCAAGCTTTTAGAATATGAAGGATTTACACTTGACCGCGTCACGGGTAGTCACCATATTTTTTTGAAAGACGACATTACGTTTGTCGTACCTGTTCACAATAACAAGGTCAAGACAGTTGGGAGCATGTCAGGTTTGCAAGGTCGGCTGAAACAGGTGAGGATGCAAGTGTTGACCTAA